One genomic window of Syngnathus acus chromosome 11, fSynAcu1.2, whole genome shotgun sequence includes the following:
- the LOC119130872 gene encoding germinal-center associated nuclear protein isoform X2, with translation MNPSKPFGGGFQATSNANPSLFPSFGQQPSGSLPPNVGIFQSSAFGLPSASKVAGHTMFAQGPSFGQQPAQSASLSSQSPALSQRPVGASNAGFGGNAGPAFGAMSGSSQSSAFGQTPAFGQQSAFGQDPSFGQLSTGFGQKLPGFGQQPAVFGSTQNSSGSTAASLVPPQQISFAHSVFGQAPSTTAAGSVFGASPTQSRGFGSEFSFKPASEVLFKPIYSGSPEPTHPQTTPLSTLPFGSTTEKTSSSTAGSSSCSSSSTITGFSGATSGSLGFSFSQPAAAPSLPVQNNPLASVSNSGPSSALQFTFSQPAAAPSGSNTNAPISQPKTPSTFSFSTKPLQAQTAQLFGGNAIIQPSAFSDNQSKAEPSQMSQGGDANVFAQFRKGTKRKEEDAAATGAPQAIAEEAETTDTSSPRQPPKRPLMRTRPTAGLFSRALSGLRKAATTSVRQEGKEPLQQKAQLEESTSEHPQVLREHATASTSAVQTLSTELLEKAQQSDLQHPREVMAESKTPRRSGAPSESLDSLDSESGTSPADWTVIQCRNIPAALNKKNIIEKHFSQFGKVSKLQCRPSKGLAMVHFESHASAAKAKKNGKLLHQHEILLLWQRKKQSPGDKSRRAMGKKAAEKGNDAANFKAFKRPVLSDTFTRSNSPLKRPATTLQLDSELPKENVTTTTQLSECLAPLVGVTAETTEDKYRLLEQRDKILRQGRPKSTDLDLSKVFVGTCPDMCPEKERYMRETRNQLSIYEVLPNTELVDHVAAIKEYSRSSADQEEPLPHELRPLPVLGMTMDYLVTQIMDQGHDSLRDWYDFVWNRTRAIRKDITQQRLCCPHTVSLIEKCTRFHLHCAHHLCEEPMSVFEVKINNENLTKCLQSLKEMYEDLKGRHVYCPREAEFRQYSVLLKLNDGDILREVQQFRDEVRNSPEVHFAVQAFAALNSNNFVRFFKLVKRASYLAGCLLHRYFNQVRAKGLKTLNAAHTVGPRSTAFPVDDIVRMLMFCSAKEATDFIQKYGLNVSEGVVDLNRVAYQEPEVLSQKKSQVIQAKKTTSTGEVVNGGPLPNPPQHKPVCTFDSYNKYRGEGPLTESAPNQLKAIAAKVEVKAPPSIQFQTQVSPDVPNVFGLRAEKTESSISFPNVALQAEAAQLLQPVAQPPAVKAPSPQPAFSDEDITAEVDCLIDEMVETSARAVAADGAAYAAAALVESSVQAESVLNEVLGEVLQELSSSQILLEQERVAEEQRRIEEARRRQELENLLSKFRLSLFAEITQEVLDETIKEIAAAVFRQAVDEKARCIAKCSQEVCTSFIEDTLKADIALLVEEMLTAELQRARKYIKRWRDVVAVRRQLKRQMRGFPAAPCFVDPRFKLKALAPSAPAQQSVEDLTRGIVNLGNAGRLSLSSTRALKMRYLAVHQMRVHYYYQQLLDELVWAPLDMPTLVMENVHNPPDRIFWKAVVLLPSEHESVASLADRILSDWLEMKLAGSQQASKMMEEQRDGTLQTLHLSNTIREKGHGTHEVHVSIKVSRGPLSEDGLSQMEECCELQGTGALIMLLPALTFSEDDRNEQDVPLLSALLQLKQLQQASSWHCPLPLVVLVPGPDRITCNTGKLEEELMLPMLVKDGLISEYMLSFIPESTNDMQGSKELSCALRWLVPRAPAPIPLCCRTLVQVVEANLSQEFSGRVSAHCQQRAAAGLPPQDPAPVIQLYNAVISHVAAAVSSEELSKISWPPGEFCNPDNGQFVPNLGWNSGSHLAWLRQAVLNLQLPQWRQQLSNSDTWSELCSSIYRYADQIQATHGSQPLIMSRLENLLERVRIKSQRRRTSASKQSFNFWDGTHDADPACSQIPWVDVLVICIDHKLKDWQLPEPVCEDAITEDGEILVYYLRESLKGFQPPEEWIDSVGMTHRESRRDDKGTSSATTCTTPNHLTVRHRLFPSVPEAPLDISHTPTAFEALTHKVFQTLEEEKTESRRSTQQLQRWLEGGDCVDDWATPLLIPSSILLSMPAFVKRDSSAKPLDALFTKEAQSLEPVPKDKWSQRSRLSLTERLRELEQQIEASQREESLCKLKLSAMMSIVED, from the exons ATGAATCCATCGAAGCCATTTGGAGGAGGTTTCCAAGCTACGAGCAACGCTAATCCTAGTTTGTTCCCGTCATTTGGACAGCAACCCTCCGGCAGCCTGCCTCCCAATGTGGGCATTTTCCAATCGTCAGCGTTTGGTCTGCCATCGGCCTCCAAAGTAGCCGGTCATACCATGTTTGCACAGGGTCCTTCGTTTGGACAGCAACCAGCGCAAAGCGCGTCGCTCTCCAGCCAGTCTCCAGCTTTAAGCCAACGTCCTGTGGGAGCAAGCAACGCTGGCTTCGGTGGCAATGCTGGGCCAGCATTTGGAGCTATGAGTGGATCAAGCCAGAGTTCCGCTTTTGGACAGACACCCGCATTTGGACAGCAGTCTGCATTTGGTCAGGACCCAAGTTTTGGACAGCTCTCTACAGGTTTTGGACAAAAGCTCCCAGGCTTTGGACAACAGCCTGCAGTATTTGGAAGCACCCAAAACAGCTCAGGATCTACTGCTGCTTCATTAGTGCCACCTCAGCAGATAAGTTTTGCACACTCTGTATTTGGACAAGCACCAAGTACCACTGCTGCCGGTAGTGTGTTTGGTGCTAGTCCGACCCAGAGCAGAGGATTTGGATCTGAATTCAGTTTCAAGCCAGCCAGTGAAGTTCTTTTCAAACCCATCTACAGTGGCAGTCCTGAACCCACTCACCCTCAAACCACGCCACTGTCCACCTTACCTTTTGGTAGCACCACAGAGAAGACAAGTTCCAGCACTGCTGGTAGtagcagctgcagcagcagcagcaccatcaCTGGCTTCTCTGGGGCAACATCGGGATCATTGGGCTTTAGTTTCTCTcagcctgctgctgctccatCCCTTCCGGTCCAAAACAACCCACTAGCAAGTGTCAGTAACAGCGGCCCTTCCAGTGCTCTGCAGTTCACCTTTTCCCAGCCTGCCGCCGCACCCTCCGGTTCCAACACGAACGCTCCAATCAGCCAGCCTAAAACCCCATCCACTTTTAGCTTTTCAACCAAACCCCTCCAAGCGCAGACGGCTCAACTCTTTGGTGGAAACGCTATCATTCAGCCCTCCGCTTTCAGCGACAATCAATCCAAAGCGGAGCCCAGTCAAATGAGCCAGGGTGGAGACGCAAATGTATTTGCGCAATTTAGAAAAGGCACGAAACGTAAAGAAGAAGACGCCGCCGCAACGGGTGCGCCGCAAGCTATTGCGGAGGAGGCCGAAACAACGGACACCTCTTCACCCAGGCAGCCCCCAAAAAGACCTCTCATGAGAACTCGGCCCACTGCGGGGCTCTTCAGCAGAGCGCTGAGCGGACTGCGAAAAGCTGCCACCACTTCAGTCCGACAAGAGGGAAAGGAACCTCTGCAGCAGAAAGCGCAGCTGGAGGAGTCGACGAGCGAGCATCCCCAAGTGCTGCGTGAACATGCCACTGCTAGCACGTCGGCCGTACAAACCCTGAGCACTGAGCTACTGGAAAAAGCCCAACAGTCAG ACTTACAACACCCCCGAGAAGTGATGGCCGAAAGCAAGACGCCAAGGAGAAGTGGCGCGCCGAGTGAGAGCTTGGACAGCTTGGACAGCGAGAGCGGGACGTCTCCCGCTGACTGGACTGTCATTCAGTGCAGGAACATCCCGGCGGCCCTCAACAAAAAGAACATCATTGAGAAGCATTTTTCTCAATTTGGCAAAGTTAGCAAGCTCCAATGCCGGCCTTCCAAGGGATTAGCCATGGTGCACTTTGAAAGCCAC GCATCTGCAGCCAAGGCAAAGAAGAACGGGAAGCTCCTGCATCAGCATGAAATCCTCCTTTTGTGGCAGCGAAAGAAGCAAA GTCCAGGGGATAAAAGCAGAAGAGccatggggaaaaaagcagCGGAGAAGGGCAACGACGCTGCTAATTTCAAGGCTTTCAAACGACCCGTACTTAGCGACACCTTTACCCGCAG TAACTCACCGTTGAAGAGGCCAGCAACAACTCTCCAGCTTGACTCGGAACTTCCGAAGGAGAACGTCACCACCACGACTCAGCTCTCGGAGTGCCTCGCGCCCCTCGTCGGCGTCACGGCAGAGACAACGGAGGACAAGTACCGGCTTCTAGAGCAGAGGGACAAGATCTTGCGACAAG GGCGGCCCAAAAGCACGGACCTGGACCTCTCCAAGGTCTTCGTAGGAACGTGTCCTGACATGTGTCCTGAGAAGGAGAGATACATGAGGGAAACAAGAAATCAGCTCAGCATATATGAAGTCCTCCCCAACACAGAGCTG GTGGACCACGTAGCAGCCATCAAAGAGTACAGTCGTTCATCCGCCGACCAGGAGGAGCCCCTTCCTCACGAGTTACGCCCCTTGCCAGTACTCGGCATGACCATGGACTATCTGGTCACTCAGATCATGGACCAAGGTCACGACAGCTTGCGGGATTGGTACGATTTTGTCTGGAACAGGACCCGGGCTATCCGCAAG GACATCACCCAGCAGCGTTTGTGCTGCCCGCACACAGTGTCACTGATCGAGAAGTGCACACGCTTCCACTTACATTGCGCCCACCATCTCTGCGAAGAGCCAATGTCCGTTTTTGAAGTCAAGATCAACAACGAGAACTTGACAAAGTGCTTGCAAAGCCTGAAAGAAATGTACGAGGACCTGAAGGGCCGTCACGTCTACTGCCCCCGCGAGGCTGAGTTCCGCCAGTACAGTGTCCTGTTGAAGCTCAACGACGGCGACATCCTGCG TGAGGTCCAACAGTTCCGTGACGAAGTGCGCAACTCCCCCGAAGTGCATTTTGCCGTGCAGGCTTTTGCCGCTCTCAACAGCAACAACTTTGTGCGCTTCTTCAAGCTGGTGAAAAGGGCATCGTACCTGGCCGGTTGCCTCCTCCACAGATATTTCAATCAG GTCCGAGCAAAAGGATTGAAGACCTTGAACGCTGCTCACACCGTGGGTCCGCGCTCAACTGCTTTTCCTGTGGACGACATCGTTCGGATGTTGATGTTCTGCAGTGCCAAAGAAGCAACTGACTTCATCCAGAAGTACGGCCTCAATGTCAGCGAGGG TGTGGTGGATCTGAATCGGGTAGCCTATCAGGAGCCGGAGGTGCTATCCCAGAAGAAGTCTCAGGTCATTCAGGCTAAGAAAACAACATCGACTGGGGAAGTGGTGAATGGAGGCCCCCTCCCCAATCCCCCTCAGCACAAACCTGTCTGCACCTTTGACTCTTACAACAAATACAGAGGAGAAGGCCCCTTGACTGAGTCTGCACCCAATCAATTGAAAG CTATTGCTGCCAAAGTAGAAGTGAAGGCCCCGCCCAGCATCCAATTCCAGACCCAAGTTTCACCTGATGTCCCCAATGTTTTTGGGCTGAGAGCAGAGAAGACCGAGTCCAGCATTTCTTTCCCAAACGTGGCCCTCCAAGCTGAAGCAGCGCAGCTCCTCCAGCCTGTAGCGCAGCCTCCCGCTGTCAAAGCACCGTCACCTCAACCAGCGTTCAGCGATGAG GACATTACGGCCGAAGTGGACTGTTTGATTGACGAAATGGTTGAGACATCGGCAAGAGCGGTAGCTGCTGACGGTGCCGCTTATGCCGCAGCAGCACTTGT TGAGAGCAGCGTGCAGGCAGAGTCCGTACTGAATGAAGTTTTAGGTGAAGTGCTACAAGAATTGTCTTCTAGCCAGATCCTTCTGGAACAAGAGCGTGTCGCTGAAGAGCAACGCAGGATTGAGGAAGCAAG GCGGAGACAGGAGCTCGAGAACCTTTTGTCCAAGTTCAGGCTCTCTTTGTTCGCAGAGATCACGCAGGAAGTATTAGATGAGACTATCAAGGAGATTGCCGCCGCGGTCTTCCG GCAAGCGGTGGATGAGAAAGCACGCTGTATCGCTAAATGTTCTCAAGAAGTCTGCACTAGTTTCATTGAGGACACTTTGAAAGCAGACATTGCTCTGCTAGTCGAAGAAATGCTCACGGCTGAGCTGCAGCGCGCTCGCAAGTACATCAAAAG GTGGCGTGATGTGGTAGCGGTGCGCCGGCAGCTGAAGAGACAGATGAGAGGTTTCCCGGCAGCTCCTTGCTTCGTGGACCCTCGCTTCAAATTGAAGGCGCTGGCTCCGAGCGCTCCGGCGCAGCAGTCTGTTGAGGATCTGACTCGTGGAATAGTAAACCTGGGAAATGCAGGAAGGTTATCTCTATCCAGCACCAG GGCATTGAAAATGAGATATTTGGCTGTACACCAAATGAGAGTCCACTACTACTATCAGCAGCTTCTTGA CGAGTTAGTGTGGGCACCACTCGACATGCCCACACtggtgatggaaaatgtccaCAACCCACCTGATAGAATCTTCTGGAAAGCTGTTGTCTTACTGCCCAGTGAGCACGAGAGTGTCGCCAGCCTGGCAGACAG GATTCTGTCTGATTGGCTCGAAATGAAGCTTGCTGGCAGCCAGCAAGCTTCAAAGATGATGGAGGAACAGCGGGATGGAACTCTGCAGACCCTCCACCTGTCCAACACAATCAGGGAGAAGGGACATGGTACCCATGAAGTCCATGTCAGCATCAAG GTGTCCAGAGGTCCGTTGTCTGAAGACGGTTTATCTCAAATGGAGGAGTGCTGCGAGCTGCAAGGGACAGGAGCACTGATCATGTTGCTCCCGGCGCTGACCTTCTCGGAGGACGATCGTAACGAGCAGGACGTACCTCTGCTCTCGGCCTTGCTTCAGCTCAAACAGTTGCAGCAAGCCAGCAGCTGGCACTGCCCGCTGCCTCTTGTCGTTCTGGTGCCGGGCCCTGATCGCATCACCTGCAACACTGGCAAACTTGAAGAAG AACTGATGCTGCCTATGCTAGTAAAGGATGGCCTCATATCAGAATATATGTTGTCGTTCATCCCAGAAAGCACAAATGATATGCAAGGATCCAAAGAG CTCAGCTGCGCTCTGCGTTGGCTTGTGCCCCGTGCACCTGCACCTATCCCACTTTGCTGCCGCACCCTGGTGCAAGTCGTGGAGGCCAACTTGAGTCAGGAGTTCAGCGGTCGGGTTTCTGCTCACTGCCAGCAACGTGCCGCTGCCGGCCTCCCGCCGCAGGATCCCGCTCCCGTCATCCAGCTATACAACGCCGTCATAAGCCACGTTGCCGCCGCGGTGTCGTCGGAGGAGCTCTCCAAGATCTCGTGGCCGCCGGGAGAGTTCTGTAACCCTGATAACGGCCAGTTTGTTCCAAATCTGGGCTGGAACTCTGGCTCACACCTGGCCTGGTTGCGTCAAGCCGTCCTCAACTTGCAGCTCCCGCAATGGAGGCAACAACTTTCAAACTCAG ACACTTGGTCCGAGCTGTGCTCCTCCATCTATCGCTACGCTGATCAGATCCAAGCGACGCATGGCAGTCAGCCCCTCATCATGTCACGTCTGGAAAATCTCCTGGAGCGGGTCAGAATCAAAAGCCAGCGCAGGAGAACCTCTGCTTCTAAGCAGAGCTTCAACTTTTGGGATGGGACACACGACGCAGATCCAGCCTGTAGTCAGATCCCTTGGGTTGACGTGCTGGTCATCTGCATTGACCACAAACTGAAAGACTGGCAGCTTCCTGAACCTGTCTGTGAAG ACGCTATCACAGAAGATGGGGAAATCCTGGTTTACTATCTGAGGGAGTCATTAAAGGGCTTCCAGCCACCCGAGGAATGGATCGACTCGGTCGGAATGACGCACAGGGAAAGCCGGCGAGATGACAAAGG GACAAGTTCAGCTACCACCTGTACTACACCCAACCACCTGACAGTTAGGCATCGATTGTTCCCGAGCGTGCCGGAAGCCCCTCTGGACATCTCGCACACCCCCACAGCATTCGAGGCGCTTACCCACAAGGTGTTCCAGACGTTGGAGGAAGAGAAGACTGAAAGCAGAAG GAGCACGCAACAGCTCCAGCGTTGGCTAGAGGGTGGTGACTGTGTGGACGACTGGGCCACGCCACTCCTCATTCCATCTTCCATCCTGCTCTCCATGCCTGCTTTTGTAAAGCGCGACTCCTCGGCCAAGCCTTTAGATGCTCTTTTCACCAAG GAAGCACAGAGTCTCGAGCCAGTGCCGAAAGACAAGTGGTCCCAGAGGAGTCGTTTGTCGCTGACTGAGCGACTGAGAGAGCTTGAGCAGCAGATTGAAGCAAGCCAAAGGGAAGAATCGCTCTGCAAACTGAAACTGAGTGCAATGATGAGCATCGTTGAAGACTGA